The Culicoides brevitarsis isolate CSIRO-B50_1 unplaced genomic scaffold, AGI_CSIRO_Cbre_v1 contig_70, whole genome shotgun sequence nucleotide sequence AGCAATCACTTCGTTGGAACCGTTCGAAGGAGCGATCAAGGATTTggtttttaacaacaaaagcaTCTCTTTCGACAAGTTTATCAGCTTTTCCAACGTTCATCTGGGGCGTGATGGACCAAAAATGGCCAATGATGACGAAGGCATGCAAATGGAGGCTCCAAAAAGTGGATGTAATCGGGTAAGTtgcgttaaaaattaacttttaccaataaaattactaaaaaaaaaatctaatacaAAGGCCGACGATGAGTATATTGACGATAATTGTATCGAAGATAGTGTAGAAGTGAGCGATCCTGACCCTAACTAATACCTAATTTggatattttaacatttttctaacatttcaCTGCCTTAAACTACTAAtaattaaggattttttaataaaaacttgtaaaatattaacaaaaatgcaCGATTTTagtaactaatttaattttttcctaacaTTTGACCTCAACTTTTGTAAGTATAATTcaatttctaacaaatttacctcttaaaaagttcaaaaaattaatttttccttaaaaattttaggttgGCAGTTATTCTTACGAGCCAAATGGCTTCAAATTCGGCGACGCTCCCTTCAGTTACTCCGAAACGAAGATTCCCACGCGAAACTTGTGGCAGCGAAATTTCCTCATTCAAACGGATTTCCGCACTTTTTACCCGAACGGCATCTTATTCGTGGCTCCCGGTACGAAAGAGAAGCAAAAGCATTACATCATGTTGACGCTGCGTGATGGCATGTTGACACTCATCATTCGGGGTCGCAAGAAGCAAAGTCTCCATTTGCCGGTGAAAGTGAACGACGGACAATGGCATCGTGTGCAACTCGTGACTTTCAATCGAACCGCCACGCTGAGTGTCACGTTGCAGCACAAAAACACGCATGCACAACAAATGAAGATACCAAAGAAATTGAATGCTTCGAATAAATTGTTTGTCGGCGGTTTGCCGGACGAGGCGATGCACCTGCCGAGCGAATTGGTATCGAAATTGGAGGGATTCAAGGGATGTCTGAGGAAATTTAGCGTGAATAACGTCACGCAGGATCTGGCAAAAGTGAATTCTCACAAAAATGTGGGACAATGTTTCCCGCGCGTGGAAAAGGGATCGTATTTTCCGGGAGACGCGTACGGAATTTACAGTATGTAAcgaaattttcacgaaaaatttcattttttaataaaaaatttgcttttttagaACGAAACTTCAACGTAGGAAGAGTTCTCGAACTACAACTGGAGTACAAAACATCCGAACTGAATGGAATCTTGTTGAGCGTGAGTGACAGAGATGGATTTCCCGCACTTTCACTCGAAATGAACAACGGAAATGTaagttttcatcatttttcttaatcaaattcaagatttcaaccaaaaattttttcagatcgTTTTTTCCACTGACATGGGCGACGGCATTCCCCTTCGCGCCACAAAATCCATGGACTCCAAATACGCCCTTTGCAACAACAAATGGCACACAGTCTACGCTCTCTACGACTCCGAGCAAATATTTGTGCGAGTCGACAATCTGACCAGTGTTTATGACGTCACGCCGAATCGCGGCAACAAAATTCAGACAAAATCGCCGTTGTACATCGGCGGCATTCCGGAACAAGCCTCACAGGGGACATTGTTGTCGCGCGAAAACTTCAAAGGATGCATCAACAATGTCGTGATTCGGGGAGATTTGAAGGATTGGACCGACTACGATCATCTGCACAACATTTTGCTCAACGAGTGTCCCGCGACGCAATAGAAACTTCATTGTACGAAGTTGTCTGAACTGCCATCAAAGTGTTTAGAataggaaatttttgtaaataacttttttttttaattaatcgcGTGTGTCTGAAAAAATCTCTGAAATGTAAAggagaaataataattaattaataagaaaaattttcaagtcaaaaaaaaaaatttaaaagtatttattgtTAGATcgtaacttttttatatttgcaatttatttagttGAATGTGCGACTTAAttaatccttaaaaatttataagaaaataaaaattaaagaaaattaataaaaaaaagttttgtttttttttatttctattaattttttaatatgtaggttacatttgaatttattttgagtaaaattttttttggcttacataattttgttttttatcacatttcagttcaaaaaagtaaaaaaaaaataaaatttattattatgaactatttttggtaaaaaaaaaatttgttttctcaaaatttatttcgagctTTTTGtccaacaaacttttttttcagaatggggtaaggccgttccaaattttttcgatgtttttgtcccaaaacatttttttttccaaaataagggtcaaaaaaaataagatttgaaATATCTTTCCATTCAAAATGTCAAACtgattttagattatttttcttgtttttaaagttgagaatcgataattttatattgatctcagaaaattttattttaaaaaattaaaaatttagaattatatttgaaaaaaattcaaaaaattttgaataataattttagtaattttagacaaaatattttaataaaagaaaattcatggtaagatacattttttatacaaaaattaaaaatattttgaaaatttcttaaaaaattatgaaaatagagtaaaaaacgattattttcttttaaattgggGCATCacacattatttttatattaatataaaaaattaattaattattttttaatacataatatttttctacgaataagtatttattttttctgaaaaattttatttatacactaaatttttatttagagcgCCTAAAagaatctcttaaaaaaaattataaaaatactaCACGTGTTTCTGTTCTAATAAAATAGTGTCGGTTATAATAGAGTAAAAAtggaattaataaataaagacctaatttcaacaaaaacatcaaTACAGCCCACAATAACTTTAAGATGAACCACAATagtttgaaaatataatatacaatattatataaaatatttgcaataaaacctaaaacatttttaataagagaCCAAAATTTACTCAgaaatgaagaattttcattttcttctgtTACACAAATAAATCCATCCACAATTCGATAAGAAGCATCTTTTGGACGACTATTAAGTGACGCTGAATTAAATTCCTTGtccaaatgaatatttttctcaatcaAAGTcgagaacaattttttcatgtcattGCACTTAATATTATTGTCATTCAAcgcaattttgtttaattttggcaTTTTACGCAAAATCACGTCAATATCTTCGAGATCCAATTGGTTCGAGGCAACATTCAGTTCCGTCACGCTTTTCATTCCATTCAATGAAGCCCGCTTCAGACTTTTCAGCTTATTTCTCGACAAATCTAAGAATTGTAGATTTTCGCAAGCATCAAAGGCATCTTCCGCAATTTCTTCTATTTCGCTGTTTGTAATGCTAATCTTCAGCAAATCTgggaatttttcacaaatgtcCAATGGTAAGATGGGAATTTGACTCTTGGTGATGCTTAATGAGACAACTTTTTGCTTGTGATTTATCTGCAGGTCGAGTTTGGGATTGGCTCGTGTTGATCGCAATCCTTCAAAAGAGCATCGAAGGTCGCCATTGAAGTCTTCGCAGTGGTACTTGGCACCAAATGCACCGCAAACGaggaaagcaaaaattaaaattatttgaagtttGAACATCATAACGTCTCAATGATTGgaaagaaactgaaaaaaaaatcaaatgtaaaaattgtgaaatttttaaattttgcttatcaaaaacttacctttggtttaaatattttttgtttgctcttTATTTATCTCCTTCGATGTTCTGAGTAgtgtttatcaaaaatgagTCACCGCAGttccaaaacaattttttttttaatttctgattgaaaataaatttaaatcattaacaAATTGGCAGAATTTGACCTGCTGAATCAATATTTCAACTCACTTTTGTCTGATAAGAAttatttcgacaaatttttatttttctttatttttagccGGTTTTCACTCTCGTTGTAGTATTTCacaatttatgattaaaaaatacttgcgTTCCTCTGATTGGACAATATAGTCGTGTGTTCATTAAACGtttgattattattgcaaaaagtcagagagaaaatttttaaatttataaaattgcaaaatatcgtttttttttttcaatttttgtgttaaaataaatatttattttagaaaaaaatttatttttattttatgaataattttattttttgttaatttccgttaaacattgcaattgattttattcagatttttgataacattttatctttctttctttctttcgaaaatcttaaaaaaattgttaaaattatgaatactaaaaaattttcacactaaatatgattttaaggtaccaaaaaatttcaaacaaaaaattatttattaattaattttatttaaatcaataaaattttaaaataaagataaaataaagaaattaattaaatttaaatcgataaaaattttataataaaaattataaataaataattaattaattagtttgaaattaaataattaactaaataatgaataattctaatttacaaatactttcaaaataaataatttattaaatattaaaattaactaaatttaaataaaaaaatatttgaaataaaaaatattaaaaaaaataaatcgataaaaatttcaaaataaaaaatgaaaaataataattaatttatgaaattacatgaaatttgaattaatttattataaaattgatttaattaatattaattatttttaaatttttttatgaaaaatcctttaaatatgaaatgaaCATCACATCAAAATTAACGGTAAAAATCATCATGAACATCAGTTTGGGCACGTGgtgaccaaaaatttaacagaaatATCATGGTCGATAACTTTTAATGCCtttctaataaatatttttgaaccttCATACTTCAAAGAGCATGAAATTCGAATTAAAGAAGTCAagtaaagcaaaaataaaataaggaaaatataaaaaaaaataaaattttagcaaaaatcaatcaaaatccaaataaaatctgaaatcaatgtaacaaaacaataaattaatgacaGATAAGACGTTATAAAATGGTACAATAACCGTCCGAGATTGACGAACTCTCCCTTTACAACTTACTGAGATAAGATAAGGCTTAACCcatttttctcgcattttttagattttttttagattatttgcCTAATATTAAGCATTGATCTGAGCCTCATTACGAGACCAGGACTACGCATAATTAGGCGTtcacaaaaactattttcatcttttgacGTGAGAAGATTTTCCtcgaaagaaaattgaagtttactgaaaataaaattaatggttAACTGATTCTCATGTCTCGCTCAACGTCGCGTTCAACGGCTTACATCAACGAGCCGCGTCACTTGTTTGTGAAATACAACGctgatttattcaaaaaaaaaaactaaagagaagttgaaaaaaaatatacaataaatattgataaagtacaagttaaatatattaaagaaACAACATACCATGTCGTTGTATTTGTGAAATGGTCCGCCTTTAGTGTCTCTGCCATCCTGACTCGGTTGTTCAGCATGTGGCGCACACATGTGTAAAAGCACCAcgaaacgagcaaaaaaaaaagttaaaagtcaaCAGTCACATGTGCGAAATCCCTGTAggtagaaacaaaaaaaaaaacatttttaatggagGAACTACAAAAAAACTGGCTTTTAATTACTAACACACAGACAACGAGACACAATTTTGTTCTGGTTCCCCATTTcagtattaaatttatttcattattactATTGATATTGCTCGAGTAGTCGCTCGACACCGAACAAACGCCATCAGTCTCGAACGAACCGTCTGCGAAGAAACATCAAccgaaaaaattatgtttcgtACCAGCCCAAAACTCACTTATGTTTCAACATGACTCGcgtgtacaaaaaaaagtgaggaaagagaaacacgaaaaaaaaatcagcaaccTAAATCCAGTTCAcgtgaatttttcttcaaaaatcaaagaaacagaaaaaaggaTCGACgaatatgttaatttttattccattcacacgttttagttatttttttttgtgttttgtttattcacttcattctgaattttttgtaagttctTCGTCAGAATTTGACCGCGCGACGcgattttgtgtttatttactATCGCAACCATGAATGAAACGTGTTGATGATAAGAATAACataataaacaacatttttatagTTGTCTGGAATGCAgtttggaagatttttttaaaaaagattttttttattcgttttaaaGGGGTttttgatgtctgtctgttatagagcaattttttttgaagtttttaaaattttctttatttcttcaatatattttaattttttattttaatatttaaaaatattcttttttctattttttagatgttattttttataatgtgtcaaaaacggtttttttttataaaaataataattaagaatttatcTATTAGTATTGTATAATAAATATCATGTAccatttgttttcttttttaaattactcatttcaatgaaaatagtttttttttgtttaacaaaagataagaaaaatttacaacaaaaaactcttaactaattgtttaaaagtaatcaaattattaaatcagaTCCATTACTTGagttttatgttaattaaggatgtttcctgaaaattttgaaataattaaaaaaaaatttttagagattaAATTTAGTAGAtataatttctaataatttcatgaaatttagaaTCTTTTGGGCCCaaattgattcaaatattttacatttcttaCCTAAAAgcacatattttaaatattttaacattattttgtaatatttctaacaaaattgaataattttaaaaaaatctgaacttTAGCTTACAAAATTTGACTAAATAATCCACAAAAACTtccagaattaaaaaaaaaataaactttaaaattaaaattttcaccaaaggataacattttaatacatttagttgtcaaaaagatttttcaaaattttaattaaattgaaatttttataaaatgatcaaattttagttaaaacaattttctcaaagtctctttctc carries:
- the LOC134836596 gene encoding laminin subunit alpha-1-like — its product is MANDDEGMQMEAPKSGCNRVGSYSYEPNGFKFGDAPFSYSETKIPTRNLWQRNFLIQTDFRTFYPNGILFVAPGTKEKQKHYIMLTLRDGMLTLIIRGRKKQSLHLPVKVNDGQWHRVQLVTFNRTATLSVTLQHKNTHAQQMKIPKKLNASNKLFVGGLPDEAMHLPSELVSKLEGFKGCLRKFSVNNVTQDLAKVNSHKNVGQCFPRVEKGSYFPGDAYGIYKRNFNVGRVLELQLEYKTSELNGILLSVSDRDGFPALSLEMNNGNIVFSTDMGDGIPLRATKSMDSKYALCNNKWHTVYALYDSEQIFVRVDNLTSVYDVTPNRGNKIQTKSPLYIGGIPEQASQGTLLSRENFKGCINNVVIRGDLKDWTDYDHLHNILLNECPATQ